ccagtgagctgcctctattttttaaactttatttatttactagcaagctggtctcgcattgctcgacatttttaattctaagagagacaaaactcaaatagaatttgaaaatccaacaaaatattttgaagacttggtcttcacttgtttaaataaattaatttattttttttacattgcttcttataacgttcagaaagacaatttttgaggaaaaatacaaccttaaaaattatttttggatttttaaacacatattaccttttcttcctcttctttcctgacaatttaaatcaatgttcaagtatattttttattgtaaagaataataaatacatttttatttaactcttcattttagcttctgtttttttgacaaagaatatttgtaaaatatatctttaaACTTACTAgggttaaaattaaaaaaaaatattctggcaaatctagaaaatctggggaatcaaattttaaatcttgtttcaaagtcttttgaatttcttttaaaattgttgttctggaaaatctaaaataaataatgatttgtctttgttagaaatatagcttggtccaatttgttatatattctaacaaagtgcagattggattttaacctatttaaaacgcgtcatcaaaattctaaaattaatcttaatcaggaaaaattactaatgatgttccataaattctttttttaatttttttcaaaaagattcgaattagctagtttttctcttctttttttcgtttgaaatttgaattttaaagagtcgaaattaaagataaactatgtttcaaaatgtaatttgcattttttttcgtgttttctcctcttttaaaccgttcaattaagtgtttttttcataatttattctctacaaaaaaaccttttgtaaaaggaaaaaaaatgtacgacggaatggcagacagaaatgacaattttttttacatatatatatatatatatatatatatatatagatagatttatttattaaaggtacattgagcaaattggctgtttctggcattttatttaagtgtgtatcaaactggtagccctttgcattaatcagtacccaagaagtagctcttggtttcaaaaaggttggtgacccctgctgtaaaacaTTACACAGTGAACCAGGCTAACGTGTTTTCTTTTGTAGAAAGATGTATTTCTTCcctgcgattgtagctgagataggcgccagcgccccccgcgaccccaaaagggaataagcggtagaaatggatggatggatgtatatcttCCAACATATTTCCCGTGGTTTGATTTTTTCTTAAAGGGGGACAGCACTTTTTGGGgagaattttgcctattattcacaatctttATTTAAGACGagaacacatgtcttttttttaatgctatcTAACTAGTAAATGAAGGTGAGCAAAGGTGGGTTTACAATGGAGGCTATGGAGTCGTGCTAATCTGCCTATAAAGTGCATAAAACACAtccgaacacacacacaaacatttatttatatataaaatcaaaACTTGTTTACAgcatcatagatagatagatagatagtactttattgatcgtGCTAGCATTAACAACTGTACAGACAAATCGTTCTGAAAAGTTGATTTATTCAGGTTTGTCtaatcatatcaatcaatcaatcaatcaatcaatcaaagtttacttacatagcccttaaACAGGcatgtctcgaagggctgcacaagccacaacgacatccagatcccacatcagggcaagaaaataaCTCAAACTAAATAATGGTCACTATTAAAAGTTAGTGGTACTAAAACAATACCACAGAATGTTGCTTTAAAAGGATTTAAAGCACATTACAACATAAATAAACCCTGTAAAACATTACGCAGTGAAACAGGCTAACGTGTTTTCTTTTGTCGAAAGATGTATTTCTTTCAACATAGTTTGATTTGTCTTAAAAGGGGACCGcactttttttgggaattttgcctattattcacaatctttatttaagacaagaacacatgtcttttttttatgctatctaactagtaaataaagcTTAGCAAAGGTGggtttacaatggagcctatgggagtctTGCTAAACTGCCTTTAAAGTggttaaaaaacatccaaacacacacacaaacatttatttaaatataaaatCAAAACTCGTTAACAGTATCATGGTAACTTTAACAACTGTAGACATAAATCGTTccaaaaagttgatttattcaggtttgtttaacaatatcaatcaatcaatcaaagtttacttatatagcccttaatcaggaatgtctcaaagggctgcacaagccacaacgacatccagaTCCCACaatagggcaagaaaaaaactcaacccagtaaTATCTGGTAATAGTCATTATTAAAAGTTGGTGGTATAAACAAATACCGAAAAATGTGAGCAAAAGGTGAGCAAAGGTTGGTTTACAATATGCCTATAACGTGCTTAAaaaacatccacacacacacacacacacatatatatatgtatatgtgtgtgtttattatgggtctattgaaaatgtgaccaaatctgctgggtcaaaagtatacatacagcaatgttaatatttggttgcatgtcccttgcatgtcactgcaataaggcgcttttggttgccatccacaagcttctggttgaatttttgaccactcctcttgacaaaactggtgcagttcagctaaatgtgttggttttctaacatggacttgtttcttcagaattgtccacacgtttatgtCAAAActttatatacgtatgtatgtttgtatacatacatatgtatgtatgtagacatGCGTATTTATGtatgcagtgtttcccccagaatatttgttagttaaggtggtgtctctccaggggcaAGGGGTTGTCGACAGGCGGATGGGAAAAGGGGCTGGGTggcgatattcgatatatatctctaTTTTTTACTGGAAGTAAAAAATAAGCACAAAACAGttctagttacctgagatactaattatgtcattattttgacttagtaaatattggacttactaagacaaaataatgactaagtcaaattaatgatttactgtaaataagcgtttgcaataagcgtttgaaaaaaagagtttaaattggggccacatgctgacatgctAAACTCACCATGCTTAATTATTACAGCATttaggaagcctgtagttgatttttattatgtaaatgttatatttttatcaacatgtgatagcagggaaactaggctgctacattactaatgattaatgtaactagagctaaaaaaaatagtacaatagcaataggagagactattcatggctgaacaccattgagttcatgtaggctttatggtgcacttacattattatatcaactatcagacataaactcttcatttaacataatgtcaacGGGTTCATAGTTGTAAATtgtacataatgtaaataattccatgtatatactctgatgattaacccgtgtgatgactgtattatgctgatagtatatatttgtaccatgaattaatttacttaaggaagttgaaaaacctattcgggtggtcgattgtacggaatacgtactgaactgtgcaatctactaataaaagtttcaatcaatcagttatgttactagtagttgactggaaggtgtttattataatttggggagagtccgctgcattatgctgaCCTGCTAAACACTTTTCAGCTAACCCGCACtgcctctcctctctgcctgcctctgccatgagcactgactccatgtgctctaaatactcactgctgattggccttTCCCGttttgaatacgcactgctgattggctgttacatgcgctctgaatacgcactgctgattggctgttaccgctctaatcagatggttgtgtgggtgggacaatgctgggtgctgcagcaAAGCACTGACAGAGGCAGTACGAaacgtagcagcttgttaagacttaagtTTAGCAccaaattctaaaataaatacatttgataaaGTCAAGTACTTatagggcaacaagagaagtatcttacacttctcttttgtaaagtaaatctgaagagccgatatgggcatctacatcaactatatgatttgcctgagaagctagacaggataatttttttttttttttttttttttttaagactaggCGGTGgcactttgttgttaaggcgggcgccttaacaacaaagtgcTGTGGGAAAACctggtatgtatacatacatatgtattatgtatgtatgtgttcgTATGTATGTGttcgtatgtgtatgtatgtatatgtacgtatgtatatgtacgtatgtatatgtacgtatgtatatgtacgtatgtatacgtttgtatgtatatgtgtgtatgcacgtatatgtacatgtgcatgtatatgtgtatatgtgcatgtatatgtacatatgtacatatgtacatgtgcatgtatatgtacatatgcatgtatatgtacgtatgcgtgtatatgtaggtatgtctgtatatatacatatgtgtgtatatgtacatatgcgtgtatatgtacatatgtacgtatatttACACGTGTAAATTTgtgacatataaacacacacacatctatgtatgtatgtatatatatattcaattttTCATGTATTAAttacaattatttattattaacactGCATTGTGTTTGGTGTGCAGGTGGAGGCACCACAAGCAAGCGTTAACCTACAAGACATCTACAGAGCGTGGATGAAGTAAGGCTCCGTTTACACTAGAcaccaaatctgtttttttttttgccctcagtGACACAGATTGGATATTTTTTAGCTAGTCGAAACCCTCCAGTTCTTCAAATCTGATATCTTTGCATCAGATTTGAGACACATCAGGAAGTAGTCCAAATCCAGTTGAATTCTAATCGtttcaaatgtgactgcagtctAAACGGCATTGTGACCTGTTTGTGAGTTTTACGTCATCTTTGGTCGAGCTGTGTCATTTATGTGCGCAGCACCATCACTTTTCTTTTTTACACTTGTTTTTCCTCCTCTTGTAGTTGTTTTCCATCATTTGCCTACTTTCTCTACACAACAGCCATGGCACAAACCCACTAACACGCTGGTCATGTGTTCTCGTGTAGTAGcaacttccttgttcatttaaAGAATCCGATCAACTATTCACTTTATTGAACTGCGCACGGAGGTAACGTTGAGGCCTGTGCATATTaatactggagtctgataaagaccACATTTTACCTGTAAATTAAACAGTCAActggaaaaaaatcagatttataaaaacaaaacagattCTGTCCACTTTGGCTTGCAGTGTAAGTGTGGTTTAAGTCACTTTTTTAGTGCTCCGTGCACTCTGAACTTATAGTCACTCAAAATACGACACCTTTAATTCTTGTTATGTCAGTCCCATTAAAAAAGGTAAATATAGTAATAACACACAAACTAACTTTGCTAgtcctaataaatgtgttttatgtgtaTATGTTATTTCATATGCATATGCTGTAAGTGTATGTACATAGTATGTCGATATTTACAGTTTTacatgtatgtgaatgtgtgctTGTGTTTGCAGGCTGTGCTTTATTTCCCAGCATGCCGAGCAGCTAGCTGAGGATAAATCATTCAAAATTAAACCTCAGGGGAGCCCTGATGAGACCCTCTCAGAAGAATACAACATGGATAACAAAGCTTCTTTAGGTAGGTTGTCATGCTctgtttatacttttttttactttatttgcgTTTTTTAGGGTATTTTTGCTTTTTACGACATCAAATTTGACACATTTTCACATTTCAGCCTCTGAGCAGACGATTGAAACCAACGGAAACGCTCACGATGACTCTCCTGATGATgacaaagaagaggaagaaggagaCAAGGACAATAAGGTAagcaaaatattaaaaacagCTGTATGATATAAAAATGTTGACTGGATTTAAAGAGGTAAATGTCTGTCACTTCATCAAGAGGAAGTGAGGGAGCGCTGAAGGTTGTTTTTCCATGTGATTACACACACATAGCTCAGCTCCACTCACTGTAATCATTTGTGAACAAACACTTTTCTGTCTCGTCTGCTTCTGTTCATCTGTCCAGACATCCTATGTGTTTTCACTGCTGCCAGGCAGATTATGTATGCGTGCGTGTATGTTCTTATGCATGGATGATTGGCAGAATTCCATGAAGGTTCATAATGCATCatttgtcaaacttgttttctaCTTTTTATGGCTAATAATCTGTTCCAGTGTCAAGCAGTGTACACCATGAATTAGTAAGGGTACAGACTATCTGGAGaatatattagagatgtccgataatggctttctgGCCGATATCCGATTTTgtcaaactcttaattaccgattctgatatcaaccgataccgatgtatacagtcgtgaaattaacacatttttatgcctaattttgttgtgatgccccgctggatgcattaaacaatgtaactttaccatgaattgattaacgtgatgtggtggcgacttgtccagggtgtaaaccgccttacgcccgattgtagctgagataggcgccagcgccccccgtcaccccaaaagggaataagcagtagaaattggatggatggatggatgattaacgtggaccccgacttaaacaagttgaaaaacttattcgggtgataccatttagtggtcaattgcaggtaatatgtactgtactgggcaatctgctaatacaagtttcaatcaatcaaaaacaaagttttccaaaataagagaacaactttaactcaagttatggaaaaaagtgccaacatggcactgccatatttattattgaagtcacaaagtgcattatttttttaacatgcctcaagacagcagcttggaatttgggacatgctctccctgagataatcctaatacccactacaactatgggaaatactatactttgactttcacaaagtgcattatttttttgtttttgtaaacatgcctaaaaaaaacagctacaaaaacaatgagggcacacagcttcagtccagagtatactagagcatactttccaaccttgagaccttcaaATTCTGGAGATGGCGGGGGTGTTTgaggtggggggtgtatattgtagcgccccggaagagttagtgctgcaagggtttctgggtatttgttctattgtgtttatgttgtgttacggtgcagatgctctcccaaaatgtttgtcattcttgttttgtttgggttcacagtgtggtgcatatttgtaacagtgttaaagttgtttttacggccaccctcagtgtgacctgtatggctgttgcataaagctgtagatattaagtgactgggccggcacgcaaagacagtgcctttaaggtttattggcacactgtacttctccctacgtccgtgtacacagcggcgtttaaaaaagtcatgaattttactttgaTACCGATAatcttgaaaccgataccgataatatcTGATATTAAATTTTCAAGCATTTACTGATCGATAATATCGgcggtccgatattatcggacattcctAGAAAAAATCCCACACCCTCATCCAGGGTCCCGGCAGGACCCCAACACGCTATGTCACTTTAGTTGTGGTGAATTTTCAGTATCCAATGTGAGGCTGACAATTCTGCATGAGGCAATAATGACATTTCTATGTAGAAACTAGCAtctgctaacgttagctctcctATTTCATATTCCTCCAGCAGCCACGAGTCATCATGGTGGTCAAAGGTGAAACCCCTGAGCCAGAGGACACGCATGCCATCTCCCTCTTGCTGCCACAAGACATCACAGACTCCtcagaggtcaaaggtgaaaccCCTGAGCCAGAGGACACGCATGCCATCTCCCTCTTGCTGCCACAAGACATCACAGACTCCTCAGAGGTCAAAGGTGAACCCCCTGAGCCGGAGGAGGCAGATGTCTCTCAAACAAAGGCAATGCCCACCTCAGATGACAGCACTGAGCTGATGAATGGGAAAGCTGCAGAATTGAAACCTGAAGAAAACCAACAAATCGTACTGCAGGCCACGGCCACCTGCGCTCAGGACACCAATGACCAGCCAACACAGACCCAAGCCCCATCTCCTGCAGGTTGGTGCAGCCAATCAGGGCTCTGTAACCTTCTCTTGTacatactatcaatcaatcaatgtttattcatatagccctaaatcacaagtgtctcaaagggctctaAAATGacataagagtccagtccaaagtggatccaatatagtagcgagacaCCCGTCCATACtgtagtggagccagcaggaaaccatcccaggcagaggcggatcagcagcgcagagatgtccccaaccgatgcacaagcgagcggtccattctgggtcgaGCAGTCCATCTCTCTGGACAGctaatacttcatccatggccaccggacctatgTGCCCCCGCccccactccacaagggagatggggacagaggagaaaaagaaaagaaacggcagatcaaccggtctaaaaagggggtctatttaaaggctagagtatacaaaaaagttttaagatgagacttaaatgcttctactgaggtggcatctcgaactgttactggaagggcattccagaggtctggagcccgaatggaaaacgctctatagcccgcagactttttttgggctctgggaatcactaataagccggagtcctttgaacgcagatttcttgccgggacatatggtacaatacaatcggcaagataggatggagatagaccgttttatacgtaaatagtaaaaccttgaagtcacatcttaagtgcacaggaagccagtgcaggtgagccagtacaggtgtaatgtgatcaaactttcttgttcttgtcaaaagtctagcagccgcattttgtaccaactgtaatcttttaatgctagacatgaggagacccgaaaataatacgttacaataatCAAGACGAggtgtaacaaacgcatggataatgatctcagcgtcgctagtggacaaaatggagtgcattttagcgatattacggagatgaaagtaggccgttttagtaacgctcttatagtgtgactcaaacgagagagttgggttgaagataatacccagattctttaccgagtcgccttgtttaattgtttggttgttaaatgttaaagttgtattattaaatagaggtcggtgtctagcagtaccgataatcagcatttccgttttcttggcgttgagttgcaaaaagttagcggacatccattgtttaatttcattaagacacgcctccggcTGACTACAATGCGGCGTgttgtcagctttaggggcatgtaaagttgggtgtcatcagcataacagtgaaagctaacaccgtatttgcgtatgatgtcacctagcggcagcatgtagatgctgaagagtgcagggccaaggactgaaccctggggaactccacacgttaccttaacatagtccgaggtcacattgttatgggagacgcactgcatcctgtcagtaagataagagttaaaccatacTACACTCGCATATGTCGTATTTGTCACTTTATTGGCAAGACTGGCGAGCGGCTGTGAAGATGCTTAGAGGGGGCGGCGAGGTCTTCACTCCCCCACTGACATTTTACACGCTTTGTGTACTTACTGTAAGTTGCAAAAGATCAAGTTTGCGTGAAAGTCACAAAATAGTTTTGATGGATTATTGACTTGAATTCATCATTCAAACATGGATGTGTGCCTTTGTTCTGTAGGAGAGCAGCAAGACCCCAAGGAGCCATCAGCAAAAAAGAAAAGCAAGAAGAGAAAGAAGCACGATGAAGAAAAATCCTCTGAAAGTGACGTCAAAAAGAAGGAAGAGGAAGACATTCAGGAGGAAAAAGTGGACGATGGGGTCTGTCCACTAGAGGAGGAAAAAGAGGAGAcgaaggaaaagaagaagaagagggggAAGAAGAAGACAGGTGAGAGGAGCCAGGAAGTGCAGTGTGATGCAGGGCCAGCAGGAGGCGGCACAGAGACGCCAAAGAAAGAGGAAACGGCAGGTAAAATAGATGAAACACTAAATATTTTATTCATCTGAATGTTGTCAAttagtgttggccctgcaatgagatagtgactcgtccagggtgtaccccgccttccgcctggttgcagctgagataggctccagcatcccccaccCCCGAACTGGAAAGGGACattcggtagaaaatggatggggatggacGAAGAACATTGTGATTGTTTCTTCTACTGTACGAAAGGAGGTGCCGCTACTACCGAGTAGCGGCACC
The DNA window shown above is from Nerophis ophidion isolate RoL-2023_Sa linkage group LG14, RoL_Noph_v1.0, whole genome shotgun sequence and carries:
- the LOC133568700 gene encoding triadin-like isoform X9; the encoded protein is MSSEEDSTLLFLVFQHLKTKGLFGAADLLEKHVVKVEAPQASVNLQDIYRAWMKLCFISQHAEQLAEDKSFKIKPQGSPDETLSEEYNMDNKASLASEQTIETNGNAHDDSPDDDKEEEEGDKDNKQPRVIMVVKGETPEPEDTHAISLLLPQDITDSSEVKGETPEPEDTHAISLLLPQDITDSSEVKGEPPEPEEADVSQTKAMPTSDDSTELMNGKAAELKPEENQQIVLQATATCAQDTNDQPTQTQAPSPAGEQQDPKEPSAKKKSKKRKKHDEEKSSESDVKKKEEEDIQEEKVDDGVCPLEEEKEETKEKKKKRGKKKTGERSQEVQCDAGPAGGGTETPKKEETAGEQQDLEEPSAKKKGKKRKKHDKEKSSEGEVKKKRVEDIQEEKVDDGVCPLEEKQKETKGKKKKKTKKMTGERSQEVQCDAGPAGGGTETPKKEETAGCAATQCSSRKNTRCRKKLSLKKRLNMKRKKLQFGKNKQGVTKNTPHPSKALKSEEEAPKSKKKSTIDVNSKKDKKKKRAANVEEKEDDVGHSSQLSEKKKKKKKKKKAAEYVDTPVHSKTSAKKIKKKLKYQKEDN